Part of the Gallalistipes aquisgranensis genome, CGAACGACCCCACCCAGTGGAACGAAGAGTACCAGGCCCACAACTATCGGGACAATATCGCCATGCTGCCCAACATTCCTAATCTGGCCGGTACCACCCCCTGGGTACTGTTCGATTTCCGCTCCCCCTACCGCATGAACGGCAAGTATCAGGAGGAGTGGAACCGAAAAGGGCTCATCTCCGACAAGGGACACCGCAAAATGGCATGGTACGTACTGAAAGCGTATTACGATTCGATTCCATAAAACCCAATAAACAAAAAAACGCATGAAAAACAGCATTCCGGCCCTGTGCCTCGCCCTTCTTCTCGGTTCCTGCTGCGGAGAGAAAAAAGCGGACATCGTCCGACAGAACTTCGACTCGGCCGCTCCTCAGCTCCGGCTGGCAATCCGCACCGCAGACAGTATCACCGCCGCCCGTCCCGATTCGCTCGTGACCGCCCAGGGCGACTATCCCCGAGTCTTTCCCCGCAGTATCCGCAAGGACGGTTCGCTCTTCCTGATCCCGTCGAAAGACTGGACCAGCGGATTTTTCCCCGGATCGCTCTGGTATATGTACGAATATACGGGAGACACGCTCTGGAAAAAACAGGCCGAACGATTCACTGACTTGCTCCAACGCGAACAGTTCAACCGAAATACCCACGACATCGGCTTCATCATCAACGACAGTTACGGCAACGGATACCGCCTGACGGGAAATCCCGCCTACAAGAATGTGATCGTGCAGGCGGCCCGTACGCTCTCGACCCGTTTCAACCCGAACGTAGGCTGTATTCTCTCGTGGAATCCCCGTAAAGGATGGCAGTTTCCCGTCATCATCGACAACATGATGAACCTTGAACTGCTGATGAACGCCACACGGATCACGGGCGACAGCACCTTCTACCGTATTGCCGTCTCCCATGCCGACACCACCATGAAGAACCATTACCGTCCAGATTACAGCTCCTACCACGTGATCGACTACGACTCCCTCAGCGGCAAGGTTCTCCACCGCAACACCCACCAGGGTTACGCCGATGCCTCCTCCTGGGCTCGGGGACAGGCATGGGGACTTTACGGATACACGGCCATGTACCGGGAAACGGGTGATCCCCGCTACCTGGAACAGGCGGAAAAGATCGCCGGTCGCATCTACACCTTCCCCAACATGCCCGAGGACATGATTCCCTATTGGGATTTCGACGCCCCGGACATTCCCGACGCACCACGCGACGTGTCGGCCGCCACGATCATGGCCTCGGCCCTGTACGAACTTTCCACCCTGGCGACGGAACAGGGACCGCGCTACAAAGCATGGGCAGACCGTATCATCGACAACCTTTCCGCCTCCTACCTTGCCCCGCAAGGTTCCAACCACGGATTCCTCCTGCTGCACAGCGTCGGAAACCTGCCCGGAGGATCGGAAATAGACACTCCGCTCAACTATGCGGACTATTACTTTCTCGAAGCACTTCTCCGGAAACGGAAATGCGAAATAAACGACTAACCCATCATCGAATCCTGCGATGAAAACGATTTGCAAATTTCTGCTGCTCGTTCTGCTGGCGTCCGTCACGGGCCAGCGGACCGAAGCCCGTAAACCGGCCGAACCCCGGGTAAAAAATGTGATCTTCATGATCGGCGACGGCATGGGACTGGCCGATATCACCGCAACAGCCATCAACCGGGGTTGCGTACCGCTCCAGATCGAACGGGCCCACTACGTAGGGCTGGCCCGTACCTATTCGGCCAACAACCGGGTGACCGATTCGGCCGCCGCAGGCACGGCACTCGCCACCGGGCACAAGACCAACAACGGTCATATCGGCGTCGATCCCGACAAAAAACCGCTGAAGTCGATCCTCGAAAAGGCGGAGGAGAACGGATTGGCCACGGGGCTCGTGGCGACCCATTCGGTCACCAATGCCACACCGGCCGCCTTCATCGCCCATCAGCCCAGCCGCAAAATGGAGGAAGAGATCGCCGCAGACTATCTGAAGACGGACATAGACCTTTTCATCGGCGGCGGCAGGAAGATGTTCACCCGACGTGAGGACGGGCGGGACCTGACCAGAGAACTGCAGGAAAAAGGTTACACGATCGCCTACACGATGGATGAAGTGAAGGCTTTCGAAAGAGGCAAACTGGGCGGACTGCTTTACGACACCTCCGTACCCACCATGGCACAGGGGCGTGGCGACTACCTGCCCCAGGCGACGGCCAAAGCACTGGAAATCCTCGGAAGGAACTCTCCGAAAGGTTTTTTCATCATGGTCGAAGGCTCCCAGATCGACAAAGGCGGTCACGGGAACGACATCCGGACGATCATCGACGAGACCACAGACTTCGACAACGCCGTGAAAGTAGCTTACGACTATGCCGACCGGCATCCAGGAACGCTGGTGGTGGTGACCGCCGACCATGAAACGGGCGGTGTGACCCTTCCCTCCGGCAAGCCCGACTTCACCCTGCCGGACCAAGGTGTGAAATACACTTTCTCCACCAAAAGTCACACGGCGACCTACGTCCCCGTGTATGCTTACGGA contains:
- a CDS encoding alkaline phosphatase, with the protein product MKTICKFLLLVLLASVTGQRTEARKPAEPRVKNVIFMIGDGMGLADITATAINRGCVPLQIERAHYVGLARTYSANNRVTDSAAAGTALATGHKTNNGHIGVDPDKKPLKSILEKAEENGLATGLVATHSVTNATPAAFIAHQPSRKMEEEIAADYLKTDIDLFIGGGRKMFTRREDGRDLTRELQEKGYTIAYTMDEVKAFERGKLGGLLYDTSVPTMAQGRGDYLPQATAKALEILGRNSPKGFFIMVEGSQIDKGGHGNDIRTIIDETTDFDNAVKVAYDYADRHPGTLVVVTADHETGGVTLPSGKPDFTLPDQGVKYTFSTKSHTATYVPVYAYGTGAMHFSRVLENTEIPQIMEQLLRLRK
- a CDS encoding glycoside hydrolase family 88 protein codes for the protein MKNSIPALCLALLLGSCCGEKKADIVRQNFDSAAPQLRLAIRTADSITAARPDSLVTAQGDYPRVFPRSIRKDGSLFLIPSKDWTSGFFPGSLWYMYEYTGDTLWKKQAERFTDLLQREQFNRNTHDIGFIINDSYGNGYRLTGNPAYKNVIVQAARTLSTRFNPNVGCILSWNPRKGWQFPVIIDNMMNLELLMNATRITGDSTFYRIAVSHADTTMKNHYRPDYSSYHVIDYDSLSGKVLHRNTHQGYADASSWARGQAWGLYGYTAMYRETGDPRYLEQAEKIAGRIYTFPNMPEDMIPYWDFDAPDIPDAPRDVSAATIMASALYELSTLATEQGPRYKAWADRIIDNLSASYLAPQGSNHGFLLLHSVGNLPGGSEIDTPLNYADYYFLEALLRKRKCEIND